A DNA window from Sylvia atricapilla isolate bSylAtr1 chromosome 6, bSylAtr1.pri, whole genome shotgun sequence contains the following coding sequences:
- the LOC136363122 gene encoding uncharacterized protein, whose product MLRARRRGRPGPAGSARQGGLAFYVLWALREPPRRLGRHCSQMGFQAWLPLPLPKQLVVFGLGDWSSYSPDTSIAVDVLVSPGVAPQRLGTLEPARRSLVWEDDWRTDIFMASLKEMDKGNPVRLVLTVNGKLLRGVCSSTPARSFLVPETTQSPVFPADDAPHGQDLEDPTGVKSQSSEVTARACRPVKDIQPPLRTLVVPCALKSPAGKVESSEAWRKSPDQGPSRVHSKKPRKVLFEPTASERDLDEEDLTVKELQGSPSPRWCHAMCLSDLRTAVLIGGEGVNQQSCQDALWKLEIDSDLWLPVDFQLQNAMPSCLHGHTATYDPDTKRIYIFGGIREDKDYSSIYILDTVTWKWLLVAAKGKIPVLAYHSAAIYHKELFVFGGTLPRKASLAVAPCSNMLYVFNPEHEIWYQPISEGEKPLPRLGHSATLLKNKLLIFGGRRTSLYFSDMHILDLGFMEYTPVPLLAGQPSARCFHAALAVSDQKVLISGGCNARGALHDAFVFHLDTLSWSTVIHHELCSVPRAGHTLLDLSPPHLMDMDKENKEEQNLHTVLVFGGSNCAGTFYNSTVKIQLDLR is encoded by the exons AtgctccgcgcccgccgccggggccggccggggccCGCGGGCAGCGCCCGGCAGGGCGGCCTGGCCTTCTACGTGCTCTGGGCTCTGCGGGAGCCGCCGCGGCGCCTCGGCAG GCACTGCAGCCAGATGGGTTTCCAGGCGTGGCTGCCCCTGCCGTTGCCAAAGCAGCTGGTGGTGTTCGGGCTGGGAGACTGGAGCTCGTACTCTCCGGACACGAGCATCGCAGTGGATGTGCTGGTGTCCCCGGGCGTCGCACCACAGCGGCTCGGCACGCTGGAACCCGCCCGCAG GTCTCTGGTGTGGGAAGATGACTGGAGAACAGATATTTTCATGGCCTCGTTGAAAGAGATGGACAAAGGCAACCCTGTGAGGCTTGTCCTGACTGTCAATGGAAAG ctgctccgaGGTGTCTGCAGCAGTACACCTGCCCGTTCCTTCCTTGTACCAGAGACCACCCAGTCACCAGTGTTCCCAGCAGATGATGCACCCCATGGCCAGGACCTGGAGGATCCTACTGGG GTTAAGAGTCAGAGCTCAGAGGTGACTGCCAGAGCATGCAGGCCTGTGAAGGACATCCAGCCACCACTGAGGACCCTGGTGGTACCCTGTGCCCTGAAGTCACCAGCTGGAAAGGTGGAATCCAGTGAGGCCTGGAGGAAGAGTCCTGACCAAGGACCATCAAGAGTCCACTCCAAAAAGCccagaaaagttttatttgaaCCCACAGCATCTGAGAGAGATCTAGATGAAGAAG ATCTGACGGTGAAGGAGCTGCAAG GCAGTCCCAGCCCTCGGTGGTGCCATGCCATGTGCCTCAGTGACCTGAGGACAGCTGTTCTCATTGGTGGAGAAGGTGTCAATCAACAGTCCTGCCAGGATGCTCTCTGGAAGCTGGAAATTG ACAGTGATTTATGGCTTCCAGTGGATTTCCAGCTACAAAATGCCATGCCATCGTGCTTGCACGGTCACACAGCTACCTATGACCCTGACACCAAGCGTATCTACATCTTTGGGGGCATAAGGGAGGACAAAGACTACAGCAGCATCTACATTCTGGACACAGTCACCTGGAAATGGCTCCTTGTGGCT GCTAAAGGGAAGATACCAGTGCTCGCCTACCACAGTGCAGCTATCTACCACAAGGAGCTCTTTGTTTTTGGAGGAACTTTGCCCAGAAAGGCATCGCTGGCAGTTGCACCCTGCAGCAATATGCTCTATGTCTTCAATCCAGAGCATGAAATTTGGTATCAGCCCATCTCAGAAGGAGAGAAGCCTCTGCCTAGGCTTGG GCATTCAGCTACTCTGTTGAAAAACAAGCTGCTGATTTTTGGGGGTCGGAGGACTTCTCTCTACTTCAGTGACATGCACATTCTGGATCTGG GTTTCATGGAGTACACACCAGTCCCCCTCCTGGCAGGACAGCCTTCTGCACGTTG TTTTcatgcagctctggctgtgtcGGACCAGAAGGTTCTGATCAGTGGAGGCTGCAATGCCAGAGGAGCCTTGCATGATGCCTTTGTTTTCCACCTAG ATACTCTTTCATGGAGCACAGTGATCCACCACGAACTCTGCTCTGTTCCCCGAGCTGGCCACACATTGCTTGACCTGAGTCCTCCTCACTTGATGGATATGGACAAGGAGAACAAAGAGGAGCAGAACCTGCACACAGTGTTGGTCTTTGGGGGCTCCAACTGTGCTGGGACCTTTTATAACAGCACAGTCAAGATCCAGCTGGACCTAAGATAA